The following proteins come from a genomic window of Mammaliicoccus sp. Marseille-Q6498:
- the merA gene encoding hypothiocyanous acid reductase MerA codes for MRHYDMLVVGFGKAGKTLAKDFAGQGKKVAVVEQDANMYGGTCINVGCIPSKTLLHEGITNHQFSEAMKRKKDVVSALNKKNFNNLDSDDQIDVFTYKAYFKDNETVQLLDNSDEVVETLQATNIVINTGNRSNIPDIKGIHDTENIYDSKGIMEIETLPERLVIIGAGYTALEFATIFSSLGSKVSIVHSKKHILGAEDRDIASAIYEQLINQGIEFIDEAEVSEFSTEDGHPVVHTNQGDYKVDAVLLATGRVPNTDFGIENTDISLGERGEIRVKSTLQTSVDHIYAVGDVKGGPQFTYISLDDYRIVKDQLVGNKRRTTKNRGNVPYTVFVDPPLSRIGLTANKAKKEGFNVKEGMIEVKNIPRHKVNNDDRGIFKVVVDADTKFILGASLYGKESEEIINLIKLAMDQDIPYTTLRDNIYTHPTMVESFNDLFNIK; via the coding sequence GTGAGACATTATGACATGTTAGTTGTAGGCTTTGGTAAGGCTGGTAAGACATTGGCTAAAGATTTTGCTGGGCAAGGTAAAAAAGTGGCTGTTGTTGAGCAGGATGCCAATATGTATGGTGGTACTTGTATCAACGTAGGTTGTATTCCTTCAAAAACTTTACTTCATGAAGGTATTACAAATCATCAATTTTCTGAAGCGATGAAGCGTAAAAAAGATGTTGTTTCAGCTTTAAATAAGAAGAATTTTAATAATCTAGATTCTGATGATCAAATCGACGTTTTTACTTATAAAGCGTATTTTAAAGATAATGAAACCGTTCAATTACTAGATAATTCTGATGAAGTTGTTGAAACGTTACAAGCAACGAATATTGTGATTAATACGGGGAATCGCTCAAATATTCCTGATATTAAAGGTATTCATGATACTGAAAATATTTACGATTCAAAAGGTATCATGGAAATTGAAACATTGCCAGAGCGTTTAGTTATTATTGGAGCTGGTTATACTGCTTTAGAATTTGCGACAATTTTTTCAAGTTTAGGTAGTAAAGTTTCGATTGTTCATAGTAAGAAACACATTTTAGGAGCTGAAGATAGAGATATCGCTTCTGCTATTTATGAACAACTGATTAATCAAGGTATTGAATTTATCGACGAAGCTGAAGTGAGTGAATTTTCTACAGAAGATGGTCACCCAGTCGTGCATACAAATCAAGGAGATTATAAAGTAGATGCTGTGTTGCTTGCTACTGGTCGTGTACCGAATACTGATTTTGGCATTGAAAATACGGACATCAGCCTTGGTGAACGTGGTGAAATTAGAGTGAAATCAACGTTACAAACGTCAGTTGACCATATTTATGCAGTTGGTGACGTTAAAGGCGGACCTCAATTTACGTATATTTCACTAGATGATTATCGTATTGTAAAAGACCAACTCGTTGGCAACAAACGACGTACGACTAAAAATAGAGGAAATGTACCTTACACAGTATTTGTTGATCCACCATTAAGTAGAATCGGATTAACTGCAAACAAAGCTAAAAAAGAAGGCTTCAATGTTAAAGAAGGTATGATTGAAGTAAAAAATATACCACGACATAAAGTTAATAACGATGACCGCGGTATTTTTAAAGTTGTTGTTGATGCAGATACTAAATTTATACTTGGCGCAAGTTTATACGGAAAAGAATCCGAAGAAATAATTAACCTCATTAAACTCGCAATGGACCAAGATATACCATATACAACATTAAGAGATAATATTTACACACACCCTACAATGGTAGAATCATTTAACGATTTATTTAATATTAAGTAA
- a CDS encoding TetR/AcrR family transcriptional regulator gives MKMAEDRRVRKSKTAIKRAFIQLLKKNHIERITIQEISDLADINRGTFYLNFEDKYALLEEMEDEQIEKIRGIVDIRNINLSNQSSESFIKAFSTNITKKMVTHISENLEFYQVILSLDKKSKIEEQLGDIVRGNVTQLVGDNETVLGIPINYYLSYVTGSMMSIIKYWVNDPNRVSVDELVEYIATIASTGPISIMKNILDEKRNNE, from the coding sequence ATGAAAATGGCAGAAGATCGACGCGTAAGAAAAAGTAAAACAGCAATAAAAAGAGCTTTTATACAATTATTAAAGAAAAATCATATTGAACGAATTACGATACAAGAAATTTCAGATTTAGCAGACATCAATAGAGGAACATTTTATTTAAATTTTGAAGATAAATACGCATTACTTGAAGAAATGGAAGACGAACAAATTGAAAAAATTAGAGGCATTGTAGACATTCGAAATATAAACTTAAGTAATCAATCATCTGAATCTTTTATAAAAGCATTTTCAACAAATATCACCAAAAAAATGGTCACACACATAAGTGAAAATCTAGAATTTTACCAAGTCATATTAAGTTTAGACAAAAAAAGTAAAATCGAAGAACAACTTGGGGATATTGTTAGAGGTAACGTTACACAGTTGGTAGGCGATAACGAAACAGTATTGGGTATACCGATAAATTATTATTTAAGTTATGTAACGGGTTCAATGATGTCTATTATTAAATATTGGGTTAACGATCCGAACAGAGTTTCAGTTGACGAACTAGTGGAATACATTGCAACTATAGCATCTACCGGACCTATATCCATTATGAAAAATATATTAGATGAGAAACGAAATAATGAATAG